CAGAATCACCGCCGTGCCGATGACCCAAGTTTGATCGAAAACCGCTCTAAAGCCGCTTCGCCACGCCGATGGCGACGCGGCACCCGGCGCGAATGGCGGCCTGCATAATCGGGAAGCCATTCTCGCCGCTGTGGGCGGCGGCGGTCTCGCGATGGGCGACTTCGTCGGCGCGGAAATCATCGACCATCGCCGCCAGCGTCGGGTCGGCGCCATCGGCCAGCGCGTCCGCCTGCTCGCCATAATGGGCGTCGATGACGGTTTCGACCGCCACGGTCGCCGCCATCGCCGCCTTGGGGCCGATCAGCGCCGTCGCGGCGCCGAGCGCATAGCCGGCAACATGCCAGATCGGCGCGAACACCGTCGGGCGGACGCCGCGTTCGACCATCAGCGCATTGAACGCTTCGAGGTGGCGCTGCTCCTGCGCGGCCA
This is a stretch of genomic DNA from Polymorphobacter fuscus. It encodes these proteins:
- a CDS encoding demethoxyubiquinone hydroxylase family protein, whose translation is MVRVNQAGEYGAARIYAGQLAVMGGRGRVAGEIAHMAAQEQRHLEAFNALMVERGVRPTVFAPIWHVAGYALGAATALIGPKAAMAATVAVETVIDAHYGEQADALADGADPTLAAMVDDFRADEVAHRETAAAHSGENGFPIMQAAIRAGCRVAIGVAKRL